A genomic region of Photobacterium swingsii contains the following coding sequences:
- a CDS encoding ATP-binding protein yields the protein MSNIIQPRLRRRVLVTSVAIIVLITSALAGVINQLYTQSYIAAYSSDLATQMPMVVAQLNRAGLIKDVDKWIRSIDPSKTDYMSVVCNQKSETVWLSDDAKDAKLNNICEDVPDELFAPNLIQNSEGVNFIVSNFGTEHKEDGNTFRLVVLRSGDDYASALSQLHKRTTFYLGLFVLIAVAFLIAAFHWSFQPLRKLANQLDQMTESKREALDQDYPMELQEVTSALNRLIRITEDQKGRYRHAMDDLAHSLKTRLAATNALLDDKELTRNMLNQRVMEQISQMDELVQYQLKRAMMGQQGLQKAMTELKPTIDSFQRLLSKVYGDKDVNLVYKFNPNLKLPINRNDLMELLGNLLENAYRFCISTVQISVKEHADHYIIIIEDDGPGVNDKMREAIFQRGVRADQLNPGQGIGLSVCHELVDSYQGRIHVQTSKLEGAAFIIRLPKH from the coding sequence ATGAGTAATATTATTCAACCACGCTTACGCCGTCGGGTACTCGTTACCTCGGTGGCGATTATCGTACTTATTACCTCTGCACTCGCAGGGGTAATTAACCAACTTTATACCCAAAGTTATATTGCCGCTTATTCCTCTGATCTCGCCACCCAGATGCCGATGGTAGTCGCGCAACTTAATCGAGCAGGGTTAATTAAAGATGTCGATAAATGGATTCGATCTATTGATCCATCAAAAACAGACTATATGTCTGTGGTGTGTAATCAAAAGTCGGAGACTGTTTGGCTGTCTGACGATGCCAAAGATGCCAAGCTCAACAATATCTGTGAAGATGTGCCCGATGAGCTCTTTGCCCCAAACCTGATCCAAAATAGCGAAGGGGTTAACTTCATTGTCTCGAACTTTGGTACTGAGCATAAAGAAGATGGCAATACATTCCGTCTTGTTGTTCTCCGATCCGGAGATGATTATGCATCAGCTTTATCGCAACTCCATAAGCGCACCACTTTTTACCTCGGCTTATTTGTACTAATCGCCGTTGCCTTTTTGATTGCCGCTTTCCATTGGAGCTTCCAACCGTTACGTAAACTTGCTAATCAGTTAGATCAAATGACTGAATCAAAGCGTGAGGCATTGGATCAAGATTACCCAATGGAGCTACAAGAGGTTACATCGGCGCTCAACCGATTAATTCGCATTACTGAAGATCAAAAAGGTCGCTACCGTCATGCAATGGATGACTTGGCGCATAGTCTAAAAACGCGCTTAGCCGCAACCAATGCTTTACTTGATGACAAAGAACTGACCCGTAACATGCTCAATCAACGTGTAATGGAACAGATCAGTCAAATGGATGAATTGGTTCAGTATCAGCTAAAACGAGCCATGATGGGACAACAAGGCTTACAGAAAGCCATGACGGAGTTAAAGCCCACCATTGACAGCTTTCAGCGTTTACTCAGCAAGGTTTACGGTGATAAAGACGTTAACCTTGTCTATAAATTTAATCCAAATCTAAAGCTGCCCATCAACCGTAATGACTTGATGGAGTTACTCGGCAACTTGCTTGAAAATGCCTACCGCTTCTGTATCAGTACAGTACAGATAAGCGTCAAAGAGCATGCTGATCACTACATCATCATCATTGAAGACGATGGCCCAGGTGTAAACGATAAAATGCGAGAGGCTATCTTCCAACGAGGAGTGCGAGCAGATCAGCTCAATCCCGGCCAAGGGATTGGTTTATCTGTGTGTCATGAGTTAGTCGACAGTTATCAAGGTCGCATCCATGTGCAGACCTCTAAGCTTGAAGGTGCAGCGTTCATCATTCGCTTACCTAAACACTAA
- a CDS encoding TetR/AcrR family transcriptional regulator, whose amino-acid sequence MAVKGETKGRILDAAELLFAEHGFNETSLRTITSKAGVNLASVNYHYGDKKTLIRAVLGRYLEQFVPVLIEELESLLSHDEITMEDVFHCIKRPLVQLDDFRPYGASNFMSLIGRGYTDVQGHLRWFIVTQYSDVLNLFTNAVCRANPSLDPETLFWRLHFTLGASVFTMASSTALRQIAENDFSRKVTTADLIDRLVPYLAAGVAAPIEQSLSLVSDEQTGTL is encoded by the coding sequence ATGGCAGTGAAAGGAGAAACAAAAGGGCGAATTCTGGATGCCGCTGAACTGCTTTTTGCGGAGCATGGTTTTAATGAAACCTCGTTACGTACTATCACCAGTAAGGCTGGCGTTAACCTCGCTTCGGTAAATTATCACTATGGCGATAAGAAAACCCTAATACGTGCAGTGCTAGGCCGTTATCTAGAACAGTTTGTCCCTGTGTTGATAGAAGAGCTTGAATCGCTTCTATCGCATGATGAAATTACCATGGAAGATGTATTTCATTGTATCAAGCGGCCATTAGTGCAGCTTGATGATTTTCGCCCCTATGGTGCGAGTAACTTTATGTCCTTGATTGGTAGAGGTTATACCGATGTTCAAGGGCACCTTCGCTGGTTCATTGTTACGCAATATTCAGATGTTTTGAACCTATTTACTAATGCTGTGTGCCGTGCAAATCCATCTTTAGATCCTGAAACCCTTTTCTGGCGCTTGCATTTCACCCTTGGCGCGTCTGTTTTCACTATGGCGTCAAGCACGGCATTGCGTCAAATCGCAGAGAATGACTTCTCTCGCAAAGTGACTACCGCAGATCTTATTGATCGCTTGGTGCCATATTTGGCAGCAGGCGTCGCAGCACCAATCGAACAAAGTTTGTCGCTGGTTAGTGATGAACAAACTGGAACTCTGTAA
- a CDS encoding methyl-accepting chemotaxis protein: MQFSSIKQHIMLFGGASLLTVTLAMVGYSHFSGNSLLHELDELILTDAESVLIEQLSLSAEVEAQKINIIFNEAIYISTNYAQSFSGEDPEMTREGLINLLGNTINNTENIIGIYSAWEFDKFNGQARDYINDKYSQPNGSFSPYYNRSPSGEIVLEASYPYYNHNLNATGVRDSEWYLCPMEKKRACVIDPASYTIQGVSTLMSSFVAPILRNGEYLGMFGVDYSLAFLQSLAKSTSSNLLDGQSRVVILSAAGMISADSAEPSNIGKKLSSTPLENLLMSRQVGETIVKGNDLIATAGFETSGTQTQWEVVVIVPEDIALANAQAIVDTVISRFSDNLTGQVIVGSIAGLFGLILMWFVSLSIVAPISVLVTRVKALTQSGGDLTQFIDIDRKDETGQLATHLNTFIGDVRGIVSDIAGSVESLTESVSATAAVASQGQTNILAQRQEIEQVVTATNEMSSTAHSVSDNAQETADAVSLTQGSVNQGQEVVEANANGLRDLAQNVVEATKVIEQLEVQSNDIGSILDVIRNISEQTNLLALNAAIEAARAGGQGRGFAVVADEVRNLATKTSDSTDEIQLMIDGLRSSSKQAVATMQKNRELSSACMSHAEEAVKALNEVSVQSGKIQDMAHQIASAAEEQAAVTEEVNRSIVAINDAAEEIGQGSQLSQDECEKVSGYTSDVRAKINHFKY; the protein is encoded by the coding sequence ATGCAGTTCTCTAGTATTAAGCAACACATAATGTTGTTTGGTGGTGCGAGCTTACTTACCGTTACATTAGCTATGGTGGGCTATAGCCATTTTAGTGGTAACAGCCTGCTTCATGAATTAGATGAGTTAATATTAACAGATGCTGAAAGTGTTCTGATTGAACAGCTTAGTCTTTCTGCTGAGGTTGAAGCGCAAAAAATAAATATTATTTTTAATGAAGCAATTTATATATCGACTAATTATGCTCAGTCATTCAGTGGTGAAGATCCTGAGATGACAAGAGAGGGATTAATTAATCTTCTCGGTAATACAATTAATAATACTGAAAATATCATTGGTATTTATTCTGCATGGGAGTTCGATAAATTTAATGGACAAGCCCGAGATTATATCAATGACAAATATTCCCAACCAAATGGTTCTTTTAGTCCGTACTATAACCGTTCGCCATCTGGCGAGATTGTATTAGAGGCATCTTACCCTTATTACAATCATAACTTAAATGCGACAGGCGTACGTGATTCTGAGTGGTATCTATGTCCAATGGAAAAGAAAAGGGCATGTGTTATTGATCCTGCAAGTTACACCATTCAAGGTGTATCGACATTAATGAGTTCATTTGTTGCGCCTATTTTGCGGAATGGGGAATACCTTGGCATGTTCGGGGTTGATTACTCGCTCGCATTTCTACAATCATTAGCAAAGTCGACATCGTCTAATTTATTAGATGGACAGTCGCGAGTCGTTATTTTAAGTGCGGCAGGCATGATTAGCGCGGACAGTGCAGAGCCATCTAATATAGGCAAAAAGCTGTCATCAACACCATTGGAAAATTTGTTGATGTCGCGACAAGTTGGCGAAACCATAGTGAAGGGTAACGACTTGATCGCAACAGCGGGTTTTGAAACTAGCGGTACGCAAACCCAGTGGGAAGTTGTTGTTATCGTGCCGGAGGATATCGCACTTGCGAATGCTCAAGCCATTGTGGATACAGTCATCTCACGCTTCTCTGATAATTTAACAGGCCAAGTGATCGTTGGTTCAATTGCAGGCTTATTTGGGCTTATATTGATGTGGTTTGTATCACTCTCTATTGTTGCGCCGATTAGTGTTTTGGTTACAAGAGTTAAAGCGTTGACGCAATCAGGTGGCGATCTGACACAATTTATTGATATCGATCGTAAAGATGAAACGGGTCAACTCGCGACACATTTAAATACCTTTATTGGTGATGTACGCGGTATTGTCAGTGATATTGCAGGGTCCGTTGAGTCATTAACGGAAAGTGTGTCTGCGACAGCGGCCGTTGCCTCGCAGGGCCAAACAAATATTTTGGCGCAGCGACAAGAGATAGAGCAAGTTGTAACGGCAACGAATGAAATGTCTTCGACCGCGCACAGTGTGTCTGATAATGCGCAAGAAACTGCCGATGCAGTATCTTTGACGCAAGGTTCGGTTAATCAAGGGCAAGAAGTTGTTGAGGCAAACGCCAATGGCCTAAGAGACCTAGCGCAAAACGTTGTTGAAGCAACTAAAGTGATTGAGCAACTTGAAGTCCAAAGTAACGACATTGGTAGCATCTTAGATGTTATACGTAATATCTCTGAACAGACGAATTTACTGGCATTGAATGCTGCTATTGAAGCGGCTCGTGCTGGTGGACAAGGGCGTGGCTTTGCGGTTGTTGCTGATGAAGTACGAAATCTTGCGACAAAAACATCGGACTCAACAGATGAAATTCAGTTGATGATTGATGGTTTACGCAGTAGCAGTAAGCAGGCGGTTGCGACCATGCAGAAAAACCGCGAGTTAAGTAGCGCCTGTATGTCTCATGCGGAAGAGGCTGTTAAGGCCTTGAACGAAGTCAGCGTCCAAAGTGGCAAGATCCAAGATATGGCACACCAAATTGCGAGCGCTGCCGAAGAGCAAGCCGCGGTGACAGAAGAAGTTAACCGCAGTATCGTTGCGATTAATGATGCCGCTGAAGAAATTGGCCAAGGCTCTCAACTGTCACAGGATGAGTGCGAGAAAGTGTCAGGCTATACATCTGATGTGCGCGCAAAAATTAATCATTTTAAATACTAG
- a CDS encoding ATP-binding protein, giving the protein MHRPAALQRIIDVYFQETSRTKTVKAGTQVLKQDGFNDRLYWVKTGELSGYLNAEKNELTAKVFSVEPGMFFGVHSFFAQTQQASTTVIAEKDSVLAWIDLATPAVDVETFGSLTEQFMPVMVHELAQRQMLTGLQAIEKEKALQKLYAAEQMTTLGQLAAGIAHELNNAVGVLSSKTEIVQGAICQFLEENKPNASPFIDLGICEGQSSTSAQVRQRAKDLVSQYPLLSREQARQLARALPQGEVPEYWFDDIDEALQYWDVGRDLHDMRLAAKHAANIVRSVKQLGGSDQDYQSDVDVNDTIHKSLALLQSNLRRVNVILRPAVLPTITASSTELVQVWVNIIKNACDAMEQTDEPKIEIITRYSKNRLMITISNNGPMIDEVTRRKIFQPNFTTKKGGLSFGLGLGLSIVQRIVHSYGGTIALRSDEDKTKFRIKLPIV; this is encoded by the coding sequence ATACATCGTCCTGCGGCCTTACAGCGTATTATTGATGTGTATTTTCAGGAAACAAGTCGAACCAAAACGGTGAAAGCGGGCACGCAAGTCCTTAAACAAGACGGCTTCAACGATCGCCTTTATTGGGTAAAAACGGGTGAGCTGTCTGGGTATTTGAATGCAGAAAAAAATGAACTGACCGCCAAAGTTTTTAGTGTCGAGCCGGGAATGTTTTTTGGTGTTCATAGCTTTTTTGCTCAAACACAGCAAGCTTCTACTACGGTCATTGCCGAGAAAGACAGTGTACTGGCGTGGATCGATCTGGCGACACCAGCGGTTGATGTTGAAACATTTGGCTCGCTGACCGAACAGTTTATGCCAGTCATGGTACATGAGTTAGCGCAGCGACAAATGTTAACTGGGTTACAGGCGATTGAAAAAGAAAAAGCGCTACAAAAATTGTATGCCGCTGAGCAAATGACAACGCTGGGCCAGCTTGCGGCGGGTATTGCTCACGAATTGAATAATGCGGTTGGTGTATTAAGTAGTAAGACCGAAATTGTTCAAGGTGCGATTTGTCAGTTCTTGGAAGAAAATAAGCCGAATGCCTCACCATTCATTGATTTAGGTATTTGCGAAGGACAATCCAGCACTTCAGCCCAAGTCCGACAACGCGCCAAAGATCTCGTGTCTCAGTATCCTTTACTTAGCCGAGAGCAAGCGCGCCAACTTGCTCGTGCATTACCACAAGGTGAAGTACCCGAATATTGGTTCGATGATATTGATGAAGCCTTGCAGTACTGGGATGTGGGGCGAGATCTACACGATATGCGCCTTGCAGCCAAGCACGCCGCAAATATTGTGCGTTCGGTGAAGCAGCTAGGTGGCAGCGATCAGGATTACCAATCTGATGTCGATGTGAATGACACCATTCATAAATCATTGGCTTTGCTGCAAAGTAACCTACGGCGCGTTAACGTTATTTTACGTCCTGCGGTATTACCGACAATAACAGCCAGCTCCACTGAACTGGTACAGGTGTGGGTCAATATAATTAAAAACGCCTGTGATGCGATGGAGCAAACGGACGAACCAAAAATCGAGATTATTACCCGCTACTCCAAGAATCGCCTGATGATCACTATCAGCAATAATGGCCCGATGATTGATGAAGTCACACGCCGGAAAATATTCCAACCTAATTTCACGACCAAAAAAGGCGGGTTGTCGTTTGGCTTGGGATTAGGACTGTCGATTGTTCAGCGTATCGTCCATAGCTATGGCGGAACGATTGCACTGAGAAGCGATGAAGATAAAACCAAATTTAGAATCAAACTGCCAATAGTTTAG
- the fabV gene encoding enoyl-ACP reductase FabV, with the protein MIIKPRIRGFICTTTHPVGCEENVKEQIAYTKAQGPIANAPKRVLVVGSSSGYGLSSRIAAAFGGGASTIGVFFEKAGTEKKPGTAGWYNSAAFDKLAKEEGLYSKSLNGDAFSHEAKQKTIDLIKEDLGQIDMVVYSLASPVRKMPETGEVIRSTLKPMGETYTATAVDTNKDVLIEASIEPATEQEVADTVTVMGGEDWELWINALSEAGVLADGCKTVAYSYIGTEITWPIYWHGALGQAKMDLDRAAKALDEKLSANGGSANVAVLKSVVTQASSAIPVMPLYIAMVFKKMREEGVHEGCMEQIHRMFTQRLYKADGTAPEVDAENRLRLDDWELREDIQKHCRDLWSTVTNENLFDVADYQEYKDEFLKLFGFGIESIDYEADVATLVEFDVQDI; encoded by the coding sequence ATGATCATCAAACCTAGAATTCGTGGATTTATTTGTACAACAACGCACCCAGTGGGTTGTGAAGAAAACGTCAAAGAACAAATTGCTTACACTAAAGCACAAGGTCCAATTGCCAATGCACCTAAGCGTGTACTTGTAGTTGGCTCATCAAGTGGTTACGGCCTATCATCACGTATTGCTGCGGCATTCGGTGGTGGCGCATCGACTATTGGTGTGTTCTTTGAAAAAGCAGGTACAGAGAAAAAGCCGGGTACAGCAGGTTGGTACAACTCAGCAGCATTCGACAAGCTAGCGAAAGAAGAAGGTCTTTACTCTAAGAGCTTGAATGGCGACGCTTTCTCTCATGAAGCAAAACAAAAAACCATTGATTTGATTAAAGAAGATCTTGGTCAAATTGATATGGTGGTTTACTCACTTGCATCACCAGTGCGTAAAATGCCAGAAACGGGTGAAGTGATTCGCTCTACGTTGAAGCCAATGGGCGAAACGTACACAGCGACAGCCGTTGATACCAATAAAGATGTATTGATTGAAGCAAGCATTGAGCCTGCAACGGAGCAAGAAGTTGCTGATACCGTTACTGTAATGGGTGGCGAAGATTGGGAACTTTGGATCAACGCGCTTTCTGAAGCTGGCGTGCTAGCAGACGGTTGTAAAACGGTTGCTTACAGCTATATCGGTACTGAAATCACCTGGCCGATTTACTGGCACGGTGCGTTGGGTCAAGCGAAAATGGATCTTGATCGTGCAGCAAAAGCGCTGGACGAGAAACTGTCTGCAAACGGTGGTTCTGCAAACGTCGCTGTACTAAAGAGTGTGGTAACGCAAGCAAGTTCTGCGATTCCTGTAATGCCACTGTACATTGCAATGGTATTCAAGAAAATGCGTGAAGAAGGCGTACACGAAGGCTGTATGGAGCAGATTCACCGTATGTTTACGCAGCGTCTCTATAAAGCAGACGGTACAGCGCCAGAAGTGGATGCTGAAAACCGCCTTCGTTTAGATGACTGGGAGCTACGTGAAGATATTCAAAAACACTGCCGTGATCTATGGTCGACAGTAACGAACGAAAACCTATTCGACGTTGCTGATTACCAAGAGTACAAAGATGAATTCTTGAAGCTATTTGGCTTTGGCATTGAATCTATTGATTACGAAGCCGATGTAGCAACACTTGTTGAGTTTGATGTTCAAGACATCTAA
- a CDS encoding acyl-CoA dehydrogenase: protein MSTLTNLRQRYLSEPAFKMFKKVLPPLSDTEREAMEAGSVWWDGELFGGSPEWNTLLNYPKPQLTDEEQTFIDTKLETLLAMLDDYKIVQEDRDLPPEVWEYLRKEKFLSLIIGKEYGGMDFSALANSTIVTRIATRSLSAAVCVMVPNSLGPGELLTHYGTQEQKDYWLPRLANGEDIPCFALTGPEAGSDAGGIPDQGTVCYGEFDGEQVLGIQLNWDKRYITLAPVSTVLGLAFKLQDPEGLLGDKPDLGITCALIPTDHPGVEVGMRHDPLNMAFMNGPTRGNDVFIPMEWIIGGQDFAGRGWRMLVECLSAGRGISLPALGAAVGHMTARTTGAYAYVRKQFGMSIGNFEGVAQAMGRIGGFTYMLEASRTLTTTSLDQGEKPGIVTAIAKYHMTEMARTILNDSMDIHAGRAIQMGPKNYLGHHYFGMPVAITVEGANILTRNLMIFGQGATRCHPFVLSEMEAAANPDADQGAKEFDALLGKHISFAIGNVSKSLLNAFTGSRFNRSPVSGETAEYYRHLSRMSRALAVAADFSMLSLGGELKRRELVSARLGDVLSHLYLASATLKRFEDEGRQQTDLPMVHYALQHCLHKCGVAFDEVMNNFPRKGVGRLLRTLLFPLGIRYQAPKDEVTVEIAQLLMTPGAHRDRLTKLCYVGEKDGDPIAIMERAFIALQDVKDIDRKLIKAIKAGEIPRKATLAEKLELALASGLITDHEVEKMNHADALRRRAISVDDFASDEFTRIALESGKAA from the coding sequence ATGAGCACTTTAACAAATTTGCGTCAACGCTATCTCAGTGAGCCCGCTTTTAAGATGTTTAAGAAAGTGCTGCCTCCACTATCGGATACCGAGCGAGAAGCGATGGAAGCGGGTAGTGTTTGGTGGGATGGTGAGCTCTTTGGTGGTTCCCCTGAGTGGAATACGCTACTGAATTACCCTAAACCTCAGCTCACGGATGAAGAGCAAACATTTATCGACACCAAGCTTGAAACCTTGTTGGCGATGTTAGATGACTACAAAATTGTGCAAGAAGACCGAGACTTGCCGCCAGAGGTATGGGAATACCTGCGCAAAGAGAAATTTTTATCACTTATTATTGGTAAAGAATATGGCGGGATGGACTTCTCGGCGCTGGCGAACTCAACCATAGTTACTCGTATAGCCACACGCAGTTTAAGTGCTGCGGTATGTGTCATGGTGCCTAATTCATTAGGCCCGGGTGAACTATTGACGCACTATGGTACTCAGGAACAAAAAGATTATTGGTTACCGCGTTTAGCTAATGGTGAGGATATCCCATGTTTTGCCTTAACTGGTCCAGAAGCAGGATCGGATGCCGGCGGGATCCCCGATCAGGGAACGGTTTGTTATGGTGAGTTCGACGGCGAGCAAGTGTTAGGGATCCAATTAAATTGGGATAAGCGTTATATCACACTGGCGCCTGTTTCAACGGTACTTGGTCTTGCGTTTAAGCTACAAGATCCTGAAGGCTTGTTAGGCGATAAGCCGGATCTTGGCATTACTTGTGCGTTGATCCCAACCGATCATCCTGGGGTAGAAGTGGGTATGCGCCATGACCCACTCAATATGGCATTCATGAATGGGCCGACACGCGGCAATGACGTGTTCATTCCAATGGAGTGGATTATCGGTGGTCAAGACTTTGCTGGTCGTGGCTGGCGTATGCTGGTGGAATGTTTGTCAGCAGGTCGCGGTATTTCACTGCCTGCATTGGGCGCTGCAGTCGGCCATATGACAGCACGTACCACAGGGGCGTATGCTTATGTTCGTAAGCAGTTTGGTATGTCGATTGGTAACTTTGAAGGTGTGGCTCAGGCAATGGGGCGTATCGGTGGTTTCACTTACATGCTTGAAGCATCACGTACCTTGACAACGACCTCGCTCGACCAAGGTGAAAAGCCTGGGATTGTGACGGCCATTGCGAAATACCACATGACGGAAATGGCTCGTACTATCTTAAATGATTCGATGGATATCCATGCTGGGCGTGCTATCCAGATGGGGCCGAAGAACTACCTTGGTCACCATTACTTTGGTATGCCGGTGGCGATCACCGTTGAAGGGGCCAATATTCTTACGCGTAACTTGATGATCTTTGGCCAGGGGGCAACCCGTTGTCATCCTTTCGTCTTAAGTGAAATGGAAGCGGCTGCGAATCCAGATGCTGACCAAGGTGCGAAAGAATTTGATGCTTTGTTGGGTAAACACATCAGCTTTGCGATTGGTAATGTCTCTAAGTCACTATTAAACGCATTCACTGGTTCACGTTTTAATCGATCACCTGTAAGTGGTGAAACTGCGGAATATTATCGTCACCTTTCACGTATGAGCCGTGCATTGGCTGTTGCAGCAGACTTCTCAATGCTCAGTCTTGGTGGCGAGCTAAAACGTCGTGAACTTGTATCGGCGCGTTTGGGCGATGTATTGAGCCATCTGTACTTGGCGTCAGCAACCCTTAAGCGTTTTGAAGATGAAGGCCGTCAGCAAACCGACTTGCCTATGGTGCATTACGCCCTTCAGCATTGTTTACATAAATGTGGTGTTGCGTTCGATGAAGTTATGAACAACTTCCCGCGTAAAGGTGTAGGGCGTCTATTACGTACCTTGTTGTTCCCGCTCGGTATTCGCTATCAAGCACCAAAAGATGAAGTCACTGTTGAGATTGCACAACTACTCATGACCCCAGGGGCCCATCGTGACCGTTTAACCAAACTTTGTTATGTTGGAGAGAAGGACGGTGACCCGATTGCGATCATGGAGCGTGCTTTTATCGCGTTGCAAGATGTGAAAGACATCGACCGTAAATTGATTAAAGCCATCAAGGCGGGTGAAATTCCTCGTAAAGCGACCCTCGCGGAAAAGCTGGAACTTGCACTGGCCTCTGGCTTGATTACGGACCACGAAGTCGAGAAAATGAATCATGCTGATGCGCTTCGTCGCCGTGCTATTTCGGTGGATGATTTTGCCTCTGACGAGTTTACCCGCATTGCATTAGAATCAGGTAAAGCCGCGTAA
- a CDS encoding response regulator, with amino-acid sequence MEKLNIICVDDQREVLSAVLKDLAPLNDYFHVEDCESADEALELMDELDAEGEFIALVISDHVMPGKTGVELLTEISQDARFYATKKVLLTGQATHQDTIAAINRARIESYFEKPWKADVLLTTARSLITEYVFDMGLDYQQWTDILDNTVVFRRLR; translated from the coding sequence ATGGAAAAGTTGAATATCATCTGCGTAGATGATCAAAGGGAAGTATTAAGCGCCGTACTCAAAGATCTCGCGCCACTTAATGATTACTTTCATGTAGAAGATTGTGAATCGGCAGATGAAGCGTTAGAGCTGATGGATGAGTTAGATGCCGAGGGTGAATTTATCGCACTGGTGATTTCAGATCATGTTATGCCAGGTAAAACAGGTGTCGAACTGCTTACCGAGATCTCACAAGACGCTCGCTTTTATGCGACGAAAAAGGTGCTGCTAACGGGGCAGGCAACGCATCAAGATACCATTGCCGCCATTAACCGCGCTCGTATCGAAAGTTACTTTGAAAAACCGTGGAAGGCGGATGTACTGCTAACAACAGCGCGTTCACTGATCACTGAGTATGTCTTTGATATGGGGCTAGACTATCAGCAATGGACTGATATTTTAGATAATACTGTCGTCTTCAGGCGGTTACGCTAA
- a CDS encoding response regulator, whose amino-acid sequence MRILIVEDDSILSHHLKSQLTELGNQVQCADTAEEGLFFAKNYPNDIAIVDIGLPDRDGISLIKDMRKQGLRLPILILTARSNWQDKVTGLEAGADDYLVKPFQKEEMVARLSALVRRSAGFVKPEMSAGQIRVDLLAKQVFITENPLELTAFEYDLLEYLMRHSRQVVSKQRLLDVLYEDQEGDPNTIEVMISRLRKKIVKAGQDNPISTIRGQGYIFELHAQ is encoded by the coding sequence ATGCGAATTCTTATCGTCGAAGATGATTCCATCCTCAGTCATCACCTAAAATCCCAGCTTACCGAATTAGGTAATCAAGTTCAGTGTGCCGATACTGCTGAAGAGGGCTTATTCTTTGCAAAAAATTACCCTAACGACATCGCCATTGTCGATATTGGTTTACCTGACCGTGACGGTATCAGTCTAATTAAAGACATGCGTAAACAAGGCTTACGCCTACCAATATTGATCTTAACGGCACGTTCAAATTGGCAAGATAAAGTCACAGGCCTTGAAGCTGGTGCGGACGATTATTTGGTGAAGCCATTCCAAAAAGAAGAAATGGTGGCTCGTTTGAGTGCACTGGTTCGTCGTAGTGCAGGTTTTGTTAAGCCCGAAATGTCAGCGGGGCAAATTCGCGTGGATCTGCTCGCTAAACAAGTGTTCATTACAGAGAATCCACTTGAACTAACAGCATTTGAATATGATTTACTTGAATACTTAATGCGCCATAGCCGTCAAGTGGTCTCTAAACAACGCTTATTAGATGTGCTTTACGAAGACCAAGAAGGTGACCCAAACACGATTGAAGTCATGATCAGCCGCCTGCGTAAGAAGATCGTCAAAGCGGGTCAGGATAACCCTATATCAACCATTCGTGGCCAAGGGTATATTTTCGAGCTGCATGCTCAATGA